The sequence CCGTGCTTTCCGTGAAAGTGCTTGGAGATGATATCCGACGTTAAGCACAAGTAGTGCGTGCTACAGAACGAGCAGCCGTATCCGGTGGGGTCACCTTCACTCGCCACGAGCTGCGTTCGATGACGAAGGACCATTGGCTCCAAAGGGAAGGGGAGGGGGGTGAGAGGAAAAGAGAAACCACTGTTGAAGgtaagaagcaaaaaaaaagtcagaGAGAGAGtgcgttcttttttttttctccggGAAAGGGGGAGGGAGAAGAGCGCCTAGCTTCAAAACAAAGAGATGGAAGGAAAGGAAAGGAGTTGAGAAAAAGCGCTTAGAATGGAAATAGTAAGCGACGATGAGCCGCTTTTTGACTGTTGCTGGTGTTGGTGGTGGTGATGGTGGTGCAGATTGCTTGAAGGACACCAGCCGCGCATGAGCACAAGAAGCCGACAACACACCCGAGTTCAGCTCCACATCCGCAGAAAGTTACCGCTCTACGAAAAAAGGAGGAGGAAGAGGAATGGACGCCGTACCGGTGAAACTCACCGGATCGAGCAGGTCCCCTCTTATACAACACCTTCAAGCGACAGGTCGCTCCCTCAAAGGTTCAGGAAACGAGACTTGTGccagcgcaaaaaaaaaaaaagtcatttCTCTGTTCCGAGTCTCTTCTACTTCCTCTTTCTGTCGTTGTAGTCTTCGTTGTTTGTATGTTAGTGATGTTTTTAAATGAGAGGGTTGGGAGATGTCAGCACCTCCTCTTTTCGTTTGCCACTACCTGCCCTCATGTCGTCCCCGCAGCCACTAGGCGAACAGACGCGAAGAGAGCTGGAGAGAGACGCGGCTCTGCGACGGTAGTGCACGCCCGTTGACAAAAAGGTTTTCAGCATTCACGTAATAGTGCTTCATAGAGAGTGATAACTCCTCTATATCCATTTGCGGCGCGGCGGGCAAGTGGTGCACAACGTCAAGTTGTTGCACCTTGGCGAGCGGGAAGCTAATGACGTCGCCAATCTTCACCGGAGTTGCCGCCCACGCCGTACGTGAGGACAAAGGAAACGCGCCCTGCTCGTTCACGACGAGGACCGCCTGCGGCTGCATCGTCGCCTCCGTCAAAATGTCCACCGCTGCAAC is a genomic window of Bactrocera neohumeralis isolate Rockhampton unplaced genomic scaffold, APGP_CSIRO_Bneo_wtdbg2-racon-allhic-juicebox.fasta_v2 ctg5240, whole genome shotgun sequence containing:
- the LOC126767302 gene encoding uncharacterized protein LOC126767302, giving the protein MKNVTGIGRQDFKRIQSHLTAALAKAKASPPPTGYDTYVAAVDILTEATMQPQAVLVVNEQGAFPLSSRTAWAATPVKIGDVISFPLAKVQQLDVVHHLPAAPQMDIEELSLSMKHYYVNAENLFVNGRALPSQSRVSLQLSSRLFA